In Phormidium yuhuli AB48, one genomic interval encodes:
- a CDS encoding potassium channel family protein — translation MHRAFRQMLLGGVVFICTLAVAVVGYVLLGWELIDAVYMVIITMFGVGYSEVNPLESTTEKVFTIFVIIAGTSSAVYIVGGFIQMITEGEIHRALEAQRKTKGIEQLERHSIICGFGRMGQILAKRLYEARKPFVIIDRNPDLLETAESLGYLVQVGDAADEEVLLSVGIERALFLAAVLPEDAVNVFVTLTARGLKPSLRILARGEKPSTEKKLRLAGANLVVLPAEIGALQMSNYITQPTAFEFFEQEEGGHTLNEMLAQIHLQLIEVDIRGDSRLNGRSIGEVEIWAKGLFLIVALRRANGQTFSHPPASQMLHRGDTIMVIGHMEDILKFNYR, via the coding sequence ATGCACCGTGCTTTTAGACAGATGCTCCTGGGAGGCGTTGTCTTTATTTGCACCCTCGCCGTAGCCGTGGTGGGCTATGTCCTCCTTGGCTGGGAGTTAATTGATGCCGTTTATATGGTGATTATCACCATGTTTGGGGTGGGTTACAGCGAAGTCAACCCTCTCGAATCCACCACCGAGAAAGTCTTTACCATTTTTGTGATTATTGCCGGAACGTCATCGGCTGTATATATCGTGGGAGGATTCATCCAAATGATTACGGAAGGGGAAATTCACCGGGCCTTGGAGGCTCAACGAAAAACGAAAGGCATTGAACAATTAGAGCGTCACTCCATTATCTGTGGCTTTGGACGCATGGGACAAATTCTCGCCAAACGCCTCTATGAAGCCCGCAAACCGTTTGTCATTATTGACCGCAATCCGGATTTGCTTGAAACCGCCGAATCCTTGGGTTACCTGGTGCAAGTGGGAGATGCGGCTGACGAAGAGGTCTTACTCTCAGTGGGAATTGAACGGGCTCTATTTCTGGCGGCGGTTTTGCCTGAAGATGCGGTGAATGTATTTGTGACGTTGACGGCCCGGGGGCTAAAACCAAGTCTTAGGATTCTTGCGCGGGGGGAAAAACCCAGCACGGAGAAGAAATTACGGCTAGCAGGGGCGAATCTCGTGGTTCTTCCCGCTGAGATTGGCGCTCTGCAAATGAGTAACTACATCACCCAACCGACGGCTTTTGAGTTTTTTGAGCAGGAAGAGGGGGGCCATACCCTAAACGAGATGCTGGCCCAGATTCACCTACAACTCATCGAAGTCGATATTCGGGGCGATTCCCGCCTCAATGGTCGCTCCATTGGTGAGGTTGAGATCTGGGCCAAAGGCTTGTTTTTGATTGTTGCCCTGCGTCGAGCAAATGGTCAAACGTTCTCCCACCCCCCAGCCTCACAGATGTTACATCGAGGAGACACGATTATGGTGATTGGTCATATGGAAGATATCCTGAAATTCAACTACCGCTAG